CGTCTTTGCCAGCGGCCATATCCTGTTCTCCTTTTCGCGCAACCTGCTCACGTCGATGCTCGTCCTGCCGTTCGTCGGCGGCGCGCTGCTGATGCAGTCGTCGTCGATCCAGACGCTGCTGCAAACCAACGTGCCCGACCAATTGCGCGGGCGGGTCATGAGCGTATATATGATGACGTTCCGCGGCATGCAGCCGCTGGCCGGGCTATTTGCCGGCACGCTGGCGACCGTCTTTGCCGGCGCATACGGCGCATCCAACGGCGCGCCGTATGCGGTGCTGGTCGGCGGATCGGTCTGCCTGCTGTATTTTCTACTGGTACTGGCGCGCGCGCCGTTTGTGCGCGCGCTGGAATAGGGAGACCGCGCGGTCCGCGCGGATGCCGGGCGCGTGCAACGCGCCCCTACGGGCGCATACCGTCTTCGTGACGGGAGGGAGAATACTATGAAGTGGGCCTGGCGGCTGGGCCGGTTCGCCGGCATCGACGTGTATATGCACGCCACGTTTCTGCTCATCATCGGCTGGATCGCCCTGAGTTACTGGCTCGACGGTTCGAGCCTGGCGGCGGTCGCGTCGGGCGTCGGCTTTACGCTCTTGCTGTTCGCCTGCGTTGTGCTGCACGAGTACGGCCACGCGCTGACCGCGCGCCGCTACGGCATCAAGACGCGCGATATCACGCTGTACCCGATTGGCGGCGTGGCGCGACTGGAGCGCATGCCCGACGACCCGCGGCAGGAGTTGTGGGTGGCGCTGGCGGGCCCGGCGGTCAATCTCGTGATCGCCGCGCTGCTGTTCGGCTGGCTGGTGATCAGCGGCGAGTGGACGCCGCTCGAGCAGTTGAGTATGACCGGCGGGCCGTTCCTCGAGCGGCTGATGACGACCAATCTGTTTCTGGCGCTGTTCAATCTGCTGCCCGCCTTCCCGATGGACGGCGGCCGTGTGCTGCGCGCCCTGCTGGCGATGAAACTGGACTACGCACGCGCCACGCAATGGGCGGCGACGCTCGGTCAGGCCATCGCCTTCATACTCGGGTTCATCGGGCTGTTCAGCAACCCGTTCCTACTCTTCATCGCGCTGTTCGTCTGGATTGGCGCGGGGCAGGAGTCCGGCGCGACGCAGATGCGCACGGCGCTGGCGGGCATTCCGGTCGGCCGCGCCATGCTGACCGAGTTTCACCGGGTGAGCAGCGCCGGCACGCTCGCCGATGTGGTCGCGCTGATTCTCTCCGGCACGCAGCACGATTTCCCGGTCGAAGATGAGGGGCATGGCGTGGTCGGCGTGCTGGCGCGCGGCACGGTCTTCGCGGCGCTGGCGCGGCAGGGCCAGTCGGCGCGCGTGGCCGACGTGATGGCGCGCAATTTTGAGACAGCCGATTCGTACGACATGCTGGAGACGGTGCTGCCGCGCTTGCAGGCCAGCGACACGCCGTTGATCCCGATCATGCACGGCGGCCAGCTCGTCGGCCTGCTGACGCTGGAAAATGTCGGCGAGTTCCTGGCGATCCAGTCGGCGCTGCATGCGCCGGGCACGCTGCCCGCCGGGTAGGAGGCCCATGCCCCAGGAGTTCAACTCGCGCAAGCACCCGCAGCAACTGGTGCGGCAACTGATCACTGGCGGGGTGATCATCACGATCATCGCCGCGCTGACGTTCGCGGCATTCCGCATTGGCGGCGGCGCGCTGGCGACGGCGCTCGGTGTGTTCGGCCTGCTGGCGCTCGTCGTTGGCCTGCTCTGGCTGGTGATGAAGCTGCTCGAATGGCTGGGCGGCCCGGAGGATTGATGCCGGCCGACAACGCAACGGCACGCTACGCTGCGCTCGAGCGGGCGATTGCGGCGTGGGCGCTGGCCGATCCGGCCGTGCGCGCCGTGGTGGTGGTCGGTTCGCAGGCACGGCAGGCGAACGGCCCCGATGCCTGGTCCGATCTCGATCTGGTCGTATTCACAACTGATCTGGCGCGCTATACCGGCTCGTCCGACTGGCTGGCCGCCGTCGG
The sequence above is a segment of the Chloroflexota bacterium genome. Coding sequences within it:
- a CDS encoding site-2 protease family protein, encoding MKWAWRLGRFAGIDVYMHATFLLIIGWIALSYWLDGSSLAAVASGVGFTLLLFACVVLHEYGHALTARRYGIKTRDITLYPIGGVARLERMPDDPRQELWVALAGPAVNLVIAALLFGWLVISGEWTPLEQLSMTGGPFLERLMTTNLFLALFNLLPAFPMDGGRVLRALLAMKLDYARATQWAATLGQAIAFILGFIGLFSNPFLLFIALFVWIGAGQESGATQMRTALAGIPVGRAMLTEFHRVSSAGTLADVVALILSGTQHDFPVEDEGHGVVGVLARGTVFAALARQGQSARVADVMARNFETADSYDMLETVLPRLQASDTPLIPIMHGGQLVGLLTLENVGEFLAIQSALHAPGTLPAG